One window of Kiloniellales bacterium genomic DNA carries:
- a CDS encoding GNAT family N-acetyltransferase: protein MRIEAYTPRWQAKIDGLAERIFGAGYFRSASEIPQATDSCFLVCISPDEEVIGFVYGRVLPQGGLQGFLEQRIKDIPEDLKAADAQGVLGVVQSVAVAAEYRAKGIGTKLLRAVHDGIVGLGADKLIVTFKRGPVEASVDAIMDRLGFEQWAKLPTYFKESCDQGVFSCIHRHNGCTCEAILYRKAVY, encoded by the coding sequence ATGCGCATTGAAGCTTACACGCCGCGGTGGCAGGCCAAGATAGATGGACTGGCAGAACGGATCTTTGGTGCTGGATACTTCAGGAGTGCTTCAGAGATACCTCAGGCCACTGACTCTTGCTTCCTGGTTTGCATCTCGCCAGACGAAGAAGTCATTGGGTTTGTCTACGGAAGAGTACTGCCGCAGGGTGGCCTCCAGGGGTTTCTGGAGCAAAGGATCAAGGATATCCCGGAAGATCTGAAAGCCGCCGATGCGCAGGGCGTGTTGGGTGTCGTCCAATCGGTGGCTGTTGCCGCCGAGTACCGCGCAAAGGGCATTGGAACAAAGCTACTTCGCGCCGTTCACGATGGCATTGTGGGCCTGGGGGCCGACAAGCTGATCGTCACCTTCAAGAGGGGACCTGTTGAAGCGAGCGTCGACGCTATCATGGACAGGCTTGGCTTTGAACAATGGGCCAAGCTCCCGACCTACTTCAAGGAGAGCTGCGACCAAGGAGTCTTTAGTTGCATACATCGCCACAACGGTTGTACCTGCGAGGCGATCCTTTATCGCAAAGCGGTCTATTGA